The Salvelinus fontinalis isolate EN_2023a chromosome 9, ASM2944872v1, whole genome shotgun sequence genome has a window encoding:
- the LOC129861949 gene encoding transcription factor PU.1-like isoform X1, translating to MFLIFLITKAPEEIIPYEPDIYRPPVELYSFFTNVGELHDEHGWEYHSDRGMHQSDMLEISTQGNHLTELQSVHSQQLLHPYRYPDTDTLHLPLADPGLGRLTPQMPYYNHTVYYQQQPPVSPSYYCSEEEEPVGHSPPLEVSEGDEEDYRDHVPFGGDSSNKRKIRLYQFLLDMLKNGDMKDSMWWVDREKGIFQFSSKNKETLANRWGMQKGNRKRMTYQKMARALRNYGKTGEIRKVKKKLTYQFSPEVLRKVLTTERRHYPH from the exons ATGTTTTTAATCTTTCTTATTACAAAGGCACCTGAAGAAATAATCCCATACGAACCTGACATTTATCGACCACCAGTGGAGTTATATTCATTTTTCACCAATGTTGGAGAACTTCACGATG AGCATGGCTGGGAGTATCACTCTGACCGGGGCATGCACCAGAGTGACATGTTGGAAATCTCCACACAAGGGAATcacctgacagagctccagagtgtcCATTCCCAACAGCTCCTCCACCCCTATCGCTACCCCGATACCGACACCCTCCACCTGCCATTAGCAGACCCAGGACTGGGACGCTTAACCCCACAG ATGCCGTACTACAACCACACAGTGTATTACCAGCAACAGCCTCCTGTGTCCCCTAGCTACTACTGCTCAGAGGAGGAGGAACCTGTGGGCCACAGTCCTCCACTGGAGGTATCTGAGGGTGATGAAGAGGACTACAGAGACCATGTCCCCTTTGGGGGAGACTCCA GTAACAAGAGGAAGATCCGGCTGTACCAGTTCCTCCTTGACATGCTGAAGAACGGAGACATGAAGGACAGTATGTGGTGGGTGGACAGAGAGAAAGGAATCTTCCAGTTCTCCTCTAAAAACAAGGAGACTCTGGCCAACCGCTGGGGCATGCAGAAAGGAAACAGGAAGAGGATGACATATCAGAAGATGGCCAGGGCCCTGCGGAACTACGGCAAGACTGGAGAAATCAGAAAGGTCAAGAAGAAACTGACCTACCAGTTCAGTCCGGAGGTACTGAGGAAAGTCTTGACTACAGAGAGGAGGCACTACCCTCACTAG
- the LOC129861949 gene encoding transcription factor PU.1-like isoform X2 — MSFAPEEIIPYEPDIYRPPVELYSFFTNVGELHDEHGWEYHSDRGMHQSDMLEISTQGNHLTELQSVHSQQLLHPYRYPDTDTLHLPLADPGLGRLTPQMPYYNHTVYYQQQPPVSPSYYCSEEEEPVGHSPPLEVSEGDEEDYRDHVPFGGDSSNKRKIRLYQFLLDMLKNGDMKDSMWWVDREKGIFQFSSKNKETLANRWGMQKGNRKRMTYQKMARALRNYGKTGEIRKVKKKLTYQFSPEVLRKVLTTERRHYPH; from the exons ATGTCCTTT GCACCTGAAGAAATAATCCCATACGAACCTGACATTTATCGACCACCAGTGGAGTTATATTCATTTTTCACCAATGTTGGAGAACTTCACGATG AGCATGGCTGGGAGTATCACTCTGACCGGGGCATGCACCAGAGTGACATGTTGGAAATCTCCACACAAGGGAATcacctgacagagctccagagtgtcCATTCCCAACAGCTCCTCCACCCCTATCGCTACCCCGATACCGACACCCTCCACCTGCCATTAGCAGACCCAGGACTGGGACGCTTAACCCCACAG ATGCCGTACTACAACCACACAGTGTATTACCAGCAACAGCCTCCTGTGTCCCCTAGCTACTACTGCTCAGAGGAGGAGGAACCTGTGGGCCACAGTCCTCCACTGGAGGTATCTGAGGGTGATGAAGAGGACTACAGAGACCATGTCCCCTTTGGGGGAGACTCCA GTAACAAGAGGAAGATCCGGCTGTACCAGTTCCTCCTTGACATGCTGAAGAACGGAGACATGAAGGACAGTATGTGGTGGGTGGACAGAGAGAAAGGAATCTTCCAGTTCTCCTCTAAAAACAAGGAGACTCTGGCCAACCGCTGGGGCATGCAGAAAGGAAACAGGAAGAGGATGACATATCAGAAGATGGCCAGGGCCCTGCGGAACTACGGCAAGACTGGAGAAATCAGAAAGGTCAAGAAGAAACTGACCTACCAGTTCAGTCCGGAGGTACTGAGGAAAGTCTTGACTACAGAGAGGAGGCACTACCCTCACTAG
- the LOC129861951 gene encoding protein regulator of cytokinesis 1-like isoform X1, translating to MRRSEILAAESVECLNRALNRLKDIWEEIGIPEDQRLQRTDVVRKHIKGLLDMMIAEEDSLRKRLMSSIESCRKELEVLCTELQLSPFEEDEGRTMLQLEKDIRSRLEVMMKQKSQRVKELKTLSKQDRELCDIMCSVPFCIDMDTVPSLEQLDSYRSYLKDLTEEKDRRHGEFVGIKRQIIVCMEELDQLPDTSFERDVVCEDEEAFCLSNDNIAALQLLLGQLEDRKTENELVCNSYRGKIQDLWEKLQVHQEEREGMSDHMVQSRKKNMDALEAECRRLDELKMKNMENVLETIRAEVSLFWERCHYSLEQRRAFTPYYDVDLTVELLNLHEAELLSLKKHYEDHRELFEGVTRWQESWTLFLQLEKKATDPSRFNNRGGNLLREEKQRADLQKSLPKLEKSLKTQIDLWEEEQYREFLVNGQRFLQYVEEQWELLRLEKEGEKNERQRKKNRQIEHDLLYGTAQRTPSKRRLAGTPTPGKTRKLNATSSIYGSTPNSTLRSAFGGTLCQSPVLRLPMSASKLPLRTPSRVGRTPRTVERNKENISHLNGMALSGVLRNPAQSPVSHRNISINSVASTYSEFSRFLSKASKSVKTGHLNSTVTNLS from the exons ATGAGGAGGAG TGAAATCCTTGCTGCGGAGTCGGTAGAATGTCTGAATCGAGCCCTTAACCGGTTGAAGGACATCTGGGAGGAAATAGGAATTCCAGAGGACCAGAGACTACAAAGGACTGATGTGGTTAGGAAACATATCAAA GGCTTGCTGGACATGATGATTGCCGAGGAGGACAGTCTAAGGAAGAGATTGATGAGCAGCATAGAATCCTGTCGTAAAGAGTTGGAAGTTCTGTGTACCGAGCTTCAACTATCCCCATTTGag GAGGACGAGGGGAGGACGATGCTGCAGCTGGAGAAGGACATCAGGTCACGCCTGGAGGTGATGATGAAACAGAAGAGTCAGAGAGTCAAGGAGCTGAAGACTCTGTCCAAGCAGGACCGGGAGCTGTGTGACATCATGTGTTCAGTCCCCTTCTGTATTGACATGGACACGGTCCCTTCCCTGGAGCAACTGGACAGCTATCGCTCTTACCTCAAAGATCTCACTGAAGAGAAG GATCGTCGCCACGGTGAGTTTGTGGGAATCAAGCGTCAGATCATTGTGTGTATGGAGGAGCTGGACCAGCTGCCAGACACCAGCTTTGAGAGGGACGTGGTGTGTGAGGACGAGGAGGCATTCTGTCTGTCCAACGACAACATCGCAGCTCTCCAACTGCTGCTGGGACAG CTGGAGGATCGTAAGACCGAGAACGAGTTGGTGTGTAACTCCTACCGCGGTAAGATCCAGGATCTGTGGGAGAAACTGCAGGTCCACCAGGAGGAACGAGAAGGCATGTCAGATCACATGGTCCAGTCCAGGAAGAAGAACATGGATGCT TTAGAAGCGGAGTGCCGGCGCCTGGATGAGCTGAAAATGAAGAACATGGAGAATGTGCTAGAAACCATCAGGGCTGAGGTGTCTCTGTTCTgggagaggtgtcactacagcctgGAGCAGAGACGAGCCTTCACACCCTACTATGACG TTGACCTCACCGTGGAGCTCCTGAACCTACACGAGGCAGAGCTACTGAGTCTGAAGAAGCATTATGAAGACCACAGGGAGCTGTTTGAAGGAGTTACCAGGTGGCAAGAGAGCTGGACTCTGTTCCTACAACTAGAG AAAAAGGCGACCGATCCTTCTAGATTCAACAACCGAGGAGGGAACCTACTCCGAGAGGAGAAGCAGAGAGCCGACCTGCAGAAAAGCCTGCCAAAG TTGGAGAAGAGCCTGAAGACTCAAATAGACTTATGGGAGGAGGAGCAGTACAGAGAGTTCCTGGTTAACGGACAGCGGTTCCTCCAGTACGTTGAGGAGCAGTGGGAACTACTGCGgctggagaaggagggagagaagaatgaGAGG CAACGGAAGAAGAACCGGCAGATTGAACATGACCTGCTGTATGGTACTGCTCAACGAACCCCGTCCAAAAGACGCCTTGCAGGGACCCCTACGCCTGGCAAAACAAGAAAG CTCAATGCCACGAGCAGTATCTACGGCTCTACTCCTAACAGCACCTTACGCTCTGCCTTCGGAGGAACCTTGTGTCAGTCTCCGGTCCTCAGACTACCTATGTCTGCCAGCAAG CTTCCTCTGAGGACCCCGAGTCGTGTTGGAAGAACCCCCCGTACGGTGGAGAGGAACAAAGAGAACATCTCCCACCTGAACGGCATGGCTCTGAGCGGTGTGTTAAGAAACCCGGCCCAAAGCCCTGTCTCGCACCGTAACATCAGCATTAACTCTGTCGCCAGCACCTATTCTGAATTTTCG CGATTTCTCTCAAAAGCTTCCAAATCTGTCAAGACAGGACATCTAAACTCTACTGTCACTAATCTGAGCTGA
- the LOC129861951 gene encoding protein regulator of cytokinesis 1-like isoform X2 encodes MRRSEILAAESVECLNRALNRLKDIWEEIGIPEDQRLQRTDVVRKHIKGLLDMMIAEEDSLRKRLMSSIESCRKELEVLCTELQLSPFEEDEGRTMLQLEKDIRSRLEVMMKQKSQRVKELKTLSKQDRELCDIMCSVPFCIDMDTVPSLEQLDSYRSYLKDLTEEKDRRHGEFVGIKRQIIVCMEELDQLPDTSFERDVVCEDEEAFCLSNDNIAALQLLLGQLEDRKTENELVCNSYRGKIQDLWEKLQVHQEEREGMSDHMVQSRKKNMDALEAECRRLDELKMKNMENVLETIRAEVSLFWERCHYSLEQRRAFTPYYDVDLTVELLNLHEAELLSLKKHYEDHRELFEGVTRWQESWTLFLQLEKKATDPSRFNNRGGNLLREEKQRADLQKSLPKLEKSLKTQIDLWEEEQYREFLVNGQRFLQYVEEQWELLRLEKEGEKNERQRKKNRQIEHDLLYGTAQRTPSKRRLAGTPTPGKTRKLNATSSIYGSTPNSTLRSAFGGTLCQSPVLRLPMSASKLPLRTPSRVGRTPRTVERNKENISHLNGMALSAISLKSFQICQDRTSKLYCH; translated from the exons ATGAGGAGGAG TGAAATCCTTGCTGCGGAGTCGGTAGAATGTCTGAATCGAGCCCTTAACCGGTTGAAGGACATCTGGGAGGAAATAGGAATTCCAGAGGACCAGAGACTACAAAGGACTGATGTGGTTAGGAAACATATCAAA GGCTTGCTGGACATGATGATTGCCGAGGAGGACAGTCTAAGGAAGAGATTGATGAGCAGCATAGAATCCTGTCGTAAAGAGTTGGAAGTTCTGTGTACCGAGCTTCAACTATCCCCATTTGag GAGGACGAGGGGAGGACGATGCTGCAGCTGGAGAAGGACATCAGGTCACGCCTGGAGGTGATGATGAAACAGAAGAGTCAGAGAGTCAAGGAGCTGAAGACTCTGTCCAAGCAGGACCGGGAGCTGTGTGACATCATGTGTTCAGTCCCCTTCTGTATTGACATGGACACGGTCCCTTCCCTGGAGCAACTGGACAGCTATCGCTCTTACCTCAAAGATCTCACTGAAGAGAAG GATCGTCGCCACGGTGAGTTTGTGGGAATCAAGCGTCAGATCATTGTGTGTATGGAGGAGCTGGACCAGCTGCCAGACACCAGCTTTGAGAGGGACGTGGTGTGTGAGGACGAGGAGGCATTCTGTCTGTCCAACGACAACATCGCAGCTCTCCAACTGCTGCTGGGACAG CTGGAGGATCGTAAGACCGAGAACGAGTTGGTGTGTAACTCCTACCGCGGTAAGATCCAGGATCTGTGGGAGAAACTGCAGGTCCACCAGGAGGAACGAGAAGGCATGTCAGATCACATGGTCCAGTCCAGGAAGAAGAACATGGATGCT TTAGAAGCGGAGTGCCGGCGCCTGGATGAGCTGAAAATGAAGAACATGGAGAATGTGCTAGAAACCATCAGGGCTGAGGTGTCTCTGTTCTgggagaggtgtcactacagcctgGAGCAGAGACGAGCCTTCACACCCTACTATGACG TTGACCTCACCGTGGAGCTCCTGAACCTACACGAGGCAGAGCTACTGAGTCTGAAGAAGCATTATGAAGACCACAGGGAGCTGTTTGAAGGAGTTACCAGGTGGCAAGAGAGCTGGACTCTGTTCCTACAACTAGAG AAAAAGGCGACCGATCCTTCTAGATTCAACAACCGAGGAGGGAACCTACTCCGAGAGGAGAAGCAGAGAGCCGACCTGCAGAAAAGCCTGCCAAAG TTGGAGAAGAGCCTGAAGACTCAAATAGACTTATGGGAGGAGGAGCAGTACAGAGAGTTCCTGGTTAACGGACAGCGGTTCCTCCAGTACGTTGAGGAGCAGTGGGAACTACTGCGgctggagaaggagggagagaagaatgaGAGG CAACGGAAGAAGAACCGGCAGATTGAACATGACCTGCTGTATGGTACTGCTCAACGAACCCCGTCCAAAAGACGCCTTGCAGGGACCCCTACGCCTGGCAAAACAAGAAAG CTCAATGCCACGAGCAGTATCTACGGCTCTACTCCTAACAGCACCTTACGCTCTGCCTTCGGAGGAACCTTGTGTCAGTCTCCGGTCCTCAGACTACCTATGTCTGCCAGCAAG CTTCCTCTGAGGACCCCGAGTCGTGTTGGAAGAACCCCCCGTACGGTGGAGAGGAACAAAGAGAACATCTCCCACCTGAACGGCATGGCTCTGAGCG CGATTTCTCTCAAAAGCTTCCAAATCTGTCAAGACAGGACATCTAAACTCTACTGTCACTAA